Proteins encoded in a region of the Roseateles sp. SL47 genome:
- a CDS encoding acyl-CoA dehydrogenase family protein, translated as MNFDYSPKVEQLRERLLAFFDQHIYPSEKRYHEEVDTNRRAGNAWVPTRVIEELKPKARAAGLWNLFLPRSARAPEGLSNLEYAPLCEIMGRVYWAPEVFNCSAPDTGNMETLERYATEGLKDRWLEPLLRGEIRSAFLMTEPDVASSDATNIQCRIDRDGDHYVINGTKWWSSGAGDPRCALYIVMGKTNPEAGRHEQQSMVLVPADTPGITVKRHLSVFGYDDAPHGHMEIELRNVRVPVDNILLGEGRGFEIAQGRLGPGRIHHCMRSIGAAERALELMCQRAIARTAFGKTIAQQTVTQERIAEARCSIEQARLLTLKAAYMMDTVGNKVAKAEIAMIKIVAPSMALKVIDWAMQVYGGMGVSQDTPLAYMWAGQRTLRFADGPDEVHRNSLAKLELARHMKLPSSGVDMPITRGS; from the coding sequence ATGAATTTCGACTACAGCCCCAAAGTTGAGCAGTTGCGGGAACGCCTGCTGGCGTTTTTTGACCAGCACATCTACCCGAGCGAAAAGCGTTATCACGAGGAAGTGGACACCAACCGCCGGGCCGGCAATGCCTGGGTGCCCACCCGCGTGATCGAGGAACTCAAACCCAAGGCCCGCGCGGCCGGCTTGTGGAACCTGTTCCTGCCCCGGTCGGCCCGGGCCCCGGAGGGCCTGTCCAACCTGGAATATGCGCCGCTGTGCGAGATCATGGGGCGGGTGTATTGGGCGCCGGAGGTGTTCAACTGCTCGGCGCCGGACACCGGCAACATGGAAACCCTGGAGCGTTACGCGACCGAAGGGCTGAAGGACCGCTGGCTGGAACCGCTGCTGCGGGGCGAGATCCGTTCCGCCTTCCTGATGACGGAGCCGGACGTGGCCTCGTCCGACGCCACCAACATCCAGTGCCGCATCGACCGCGATGGGGACCACTACGTCATCAATGGCACCAAGTGGTGGTCGTCCGGAGCGGGTGATCCGCGCTGTGCGCTCTACATCGTCATGGGCAAGACCAACCCGGAAGCGGGTCGGCATGAACAGCAGTCGATGGTGCTGGTGCCGGCAGACACCCCGGGGATCACGGTGAAGCGCCATCTGAGCGTGTTCGGTTATGACGATGCGCCGCATGGGCACATGGAGATCGAACTTCGGAATGTGCGTGTCCCGGTGGACAACATCCTGTTGGGCGAAGGCCGAGGTTTCGAGATCGCGCAGGGCCGCCTGGGGCCGGGCCGCATCCACCACTGCATGCGGTCCATTGGCGCAGCCGAGCGGGCGCTGGAGCTGATGTGCCAGCGGGCGATTGCGCGCACCGCCTTCGGCAAGACCATCGCCCAGCAGACGGTCACCCAGGAGCGCATCGCCGAGGCCCGCTGCAGCATCGAGCAGGCCCGCCTGCTGACGCTCAAGGCGGCCTACATGATGGACACGGTGGGCAACAAGGTGGCCAAGGCCGAGATTGCGATGATCAAGATCGTCGCCCCCAGCATGGCGCTGAAGGTCATCGACTGGGCCATGCAGGTCTACGGCGGCATGGGTGTCAGCCAGGACACGCCGCTGGCCTACATGTGGGCCGGCCAACGGACGCTGCGCTTCGCCGATGGCCCGGATGAGGTGCACCGCAATTCGCTGGCCAAACTGGAACTGGCGCGCCACATGA
- a CDS encoding histidine phosphatase family protein, producing the protein MLPRSPNRRRIYLMRHGAVTYFDGATGRPVLPEQVQLNAEGVAQACAAGQAFASANVRFDRVIVSGLPRTVQTADLVLKHAGLSQLQAQVWPEWQEIRGGRLGEIADADLIAAFTGLQRSPVAEQQRFLNGESVGELLDRVLGGVARLRADPDWDCALLVLHGVVNAALLSHAVSGGQRLMLGSWVQSPACINVLDMGEGPADWLLRVSNFAPLHPLHADERSTTMEALFAQYLRYRQQRA; encoded by the coding sequence ATGTTGCCCCGCAGCCCGAACCGCCGCCGCATCTACCTGATGCGCCACGGGGCGGTCACGTATTTCGATGGCGCCACCGGACGCCCGGTCCTGCCGGAACAGGTGCAGCTCAATGCCGAAGGTGTGGCGCAGGCGTGTGCGGCCGGGCAGGCCTTTGCTTCGGCCAATGTCCGTTTTGATCGCGTCATCGTGTCCGGCCTGCCCCGCACGGTCCAGACGGCGGACCTGGTGCTGAAGCACGCCGGTCTTTCCCAACTTCAAGCCCAGGTCTGGCCGGAATGGCAGGAGATCCGCGGCGGGCGCCTGGGTGAGATTGCCGATGCCGACCTGATCGCGGCCTTCACCGGCCTGCAACGCAGCCCGGTGGCCGAGCAGCAGCGTTTTCTCAACGGCGAAAGCGTCGGCGAACTGCTGGACCGGGTGCTGGGTGGGGTCGCCCGCCTGCGCGCCGATCCGGATTGGGACTGTGCGCTGCTGGTGCTGCATGGCGTGGTGAATGCCGCGCTGCTCTCTCATGCCGTCAGCGGCGGCCAGCGGTTGATGCTGGGCAGTTGGGTGCAGTCACCCGCCTGCATCAATGTCCTGGACATGGGCGAAGGCCCGGCGGACTGGCTGCTGCGTGTCAGCAATTTCGCTCCGTTGCATCCGCTGCATGCGGATGAGCGGTCCACCACCATGGAAGCGCTGTTTGCCCAGTACCTGCGCTACCGTCAACAGCGCGCCTGA
- a CDS encoding monovalent cation:proton antiporter family protein encodes MFTALDLTLVYLIAAVLGVVVCRSLKLPPILGYLVVGVVIGPNALSLASDVTGVQHLAEFGVVFLMFAIGLEFNLPKLHSMRSLVFGLGLLQVVITVGGTMLGHWFLVWAFAVAGHHWDLSWQGALVLGAAMAMSSTAIVVKLMAERLELESEHGRRVIGVLLFQDLAVVPLLVLIPALGGSGTAMAQSLGWAGLKAVALLALLLTGGQHVMRRWLTLVARRKSQELFMLNLLLVTLGLAWLTERAGLSLALGAFVAGMLIAETEYRHQVETDIRPFHDVLLGLFFITIGMRLDWQTLVYQWPLVIVLTLVPTLAKFVLVAGLAKLFRAPTGAALRTGLYLAQAGEFGFVLLTLGAQHNLIAAQWVSPVLAAMVMSMLMTPLLIEYSDRIVMKLSASDWLLQSVQLTSIAKKAIKTDAHVIICGYGRSGQNLARLLEAENIPYMALDLDPDRVRQAAAAGQSVVFGDAARLPSLIAAGLSRASALVISYHDTPSALKVLHEVRSHAPQVPVVVRTIDDTDLEKLRAAGATEVVPEAIEGSLMLASHALALVGVPMRRVLRIARDARDRRYGLLRGYFHGLDDDTGEDRDQARLQSISLPSASALHGRPLGEIATAGWGVTVISVKRSNGSVLNADNNLVLRSGDTLVISGTPEALARAEHGLLVG; translated from the coding sequence ATGTTCACCGCCCTGGATCTGACCCTCGTCTACCTCATCGCCGCTGTCCTGGGCGTGGTGGTCTGCCGTTCGCTCAAGCTGCCCCCCATCCTCGGTTATCTCGTGGTGGGGGTGGTGATCGGCCCCAATGCGCTGTCGCTGGCCAGTGATGTGACTGGCGTGCAGCACCTGGCCGAGTTCGGCGTGGTCTTCCTGATGTTTGCCATCGGGCTGGAATTCAACCTGCCCAAGCTGCACAGCATGCGCTCGCTGGTGTTCGGGCTGGGCTTGCTGCAGGTGGTCATCACCGTGGGCGGCACCATGCTGGGTCACTGGTTCCTGGTCTGGGCCTTCGCTGTGGCGGGCCACCACTGGGACCTGAGCTGGCAGGGCGCGCTGGTGCTGGGGGCCGCCATGGCCATGAGTTCCACCGCCATTGTGGTGAAGCTGATGGCGGAACGGCTGGAACTGGAAAGTGAACATGGGCGACGCGTGATCGGCGTGCTGCTCTTCCAGGACCTGGCGGTCGTGCCGCTGCTGGTGCTGATCCCGGCCCTGGGCGGCAGCGGCACCGCCATGGCCCAGTCACTCGGCTGGGCGGGCCTCAAGGCGGTGGCCCTGCTGGCCCTGTTGCTCACGGGCGGGCAGCATGTGATGCGGCGCTGGCTCACCCTGGTGGCGCGGCGCAAGAGCCAGGAGCTCTTCATGCTCAACCTGCTGCTCGTCACGCTGGGCCTGGCCTGGCTGACCGAGCGTGCCGGCCTGTCGCTGGCGCTGGGCGCGTTTGTGGCGGGCATGCTGATCGCGGAAACCGAATACCGCCATCAGGTGGAAACCGACATACGCCCCTTCCACGATGTGCTGCTGGGCCTGTTCTTCATCACCATCGGCATGCGGCTGGACTGGCAGACGCTGGTCTATCAATGGCCGCTGGTGATCGTGCTGACGCTGGTGCCCACCTTGGCCAAATTCGTGCTGGTGGCCGGCCTGGCCAAGCTGTTCCGCGCCCCCACCGGCGCCGCGCTGCGCACCGGCTTGTATCTGGCGCAGGCGGGTGAATTCGGCTTTGTGCTGCTGACGCTGGGCGCCCAGCACAACCTGATTGCCGCGCAGTGGGTCAGCCCGGTGCTGGCGGCCATGGTGATGTCCATGCTGATGACGCCGCTGCTGATCGAATACAGCGACCGTATCGTCATGAAGCTGTCGGCCAGCGACTGGCTGCTGCAGTCGGTGCAACTGACCAGCATTGCCAAAAAAGCCATCAAGACCGACGCCCACGTCATCATCTGCGGCTACGGGCGCAGCGGCCAGAACCTGGCCCGATTGCTGGAAGCTGAAAACATTCCCTACATGGCGCTGGACCTGGACCCGGACCGGGTGCGGCAGGCCGCCGCCGCGGGTCAGAGCGTGGTGTTCGGCGATGCGGCGCGCTTGCCCAGCCTCATCGCGGCCGGCCTCTCGCGGGCCAGCGCGTTGGTCATCAGCTATCACGACACCCCGTCCGCCTTGAAGGTGCTGCATGAAGTGCGCAGCCATGCGCCGCAGGTACCGGTGGTGGTACGCACCATCGACGACACCGACCTGGAAAAGCTGCGCGCCGCCGGAGCCACCGAGGTGGTGCCGGAGGCGATTGAAGGCTCGCTGATGCTGGCCAGCCATGCGCTGGCGCTGGTGGGCGTGCCGATGCGGCGGGTGCTGCGCATTGCCCGCGACGCACGGGACCGACGCTATGGCCTGCTGCGCGGCTACTTCCACGGGCTGGACGACGACACGGGCGAAGACCGGGACCAGGCCCGGCTGCAGTCCATCTCGCTGCCCTCCGCCAGTGCGCTGCATGGGCGTCCGCTGGGCGAGATTGCCACGGCGGGCTGGGGCGTGACCGTCATTTCAGTGAAACGCAGCAATGGCTCGGTGCTCAATGCCGACAACAACCTGGTGCTGCGCAGCGGGGACACTCTGGTGATCTCCGGGACGCCCGAAGCCCTCGCCCGCGCGGAACACGGGCTGCTGGTGGGCTGA
- a CDS encoding Glu/Leu/Phe/Val family dehydrogenase gives MPNLSFVSPTRNSPWGTYLSQIDAVEPYLGKLARWVETLRRPKRALIVDIPIELDNGTITHFEGYRVQHSLTRGPGKGGVRYHPDVTLEEVMALSAWMTVKNAAVNLPYGGAKGGIRLDPKLLSLKELEKVTRRYTSEIGIIIGPTQDIPAPDVNTNGQIMAWMMDTYSMNVGATATGVVTGKPIPLGGSLGRVAATGRGVFVVGREAMRRLGVEMDGARVAVQGFGNVGSVAAKMFAANGAKVVAVQDHTGTILNEQGLDMTSLLDHVAQTGGVGGFKGADRIENEQFWDVKSDVLIPAALEGQITAERAKRVQTRVVLEGANGPTTPDGDAVLADRGIIVVPDVIANAGGVTVSYFEWVQDFSSFFWTEDEINVRLDKILIGAFKGIWETSEQHKIPLRTAAFTVACTRVLQAREERGLYP, from the coding sequence ATGCCCAATCTGTCTTTCGTTTCTCCCACGCGCAACAGTCCCTGGGGTACGTATCTGTCCCAGATCGACGCCGTCGAGCCCTACCTGGGCAAGCTGGCCCGCTGGGTGGAAACGCTGCGTCGCCCCAAGCGCGCGCTGATCGTGGACATCCCCATCGAACTGGACAACGGCACCATCACCCACTTCGAGGGCTACCGTGTGCAGCACAGCCTCACCCGCGGTCCCGGCAAGGGCGGCGTGCGTTACCACCCGGATGTCACGCTGGAAGAAGTGATGGCCCTGTCGGCCTGGATGACGGTCAAGAACGCTGCGGTGAACCTGCCCTATGGCGGCGCCAAGGGCGGTATTCGCCTGGATCCCAAGCTGCTGTCGCTCAAGGAACTGGAGAAGGTGACCCGCCGCTACACCAGCGAGATCGGCATCATCATCGGCCCGACGCAGGACATCCCGGCCCCTGACGTGAACACCAACGGCCAGATCATGGCCTGGATGATGGACACGTATTCGATGAACGTCGGCGCCACCGCGACCGGCGTGGTCACCGGCAAGCCGATCCCGCTGGGCGGTTCGTTGGGCCGCGTGGCCGCGACCGGCCGCGGCGTGTTCGTGGTGGGGCGTGAAGCCATGCGCCGCCTGGGCGTGGAGATGGACGGCGCCCGCGTGGCCGTGCAGGGCTTCGGCAATGTGGGCTCGGTGGCCGCCAAGATGTTTGCCGCCAATGGCGCCAAGGTCGTGGCCGTGCAAGACCACACGGGCACCATCCTGAACGAGCAGGGCCTGGACATGACCAGCCTGCTGGACCACGTGGCCCAGACCGGCGGCGTGGGCGGCTTCAAGGGCGCGGACCGTATCGAGAACGAGCAGTTCTGGGATGTGAAGTCCGACGTGCTGATTCCGGCTGCGCTGGAAGGTCAGATCACCGCCGAGCGCGCCAAGCGCGTCCAGACCCGTGTGGTGCTGGAAGGCGCCAACGGCCCGACGACGCCGGATGGCGACGCCGTGCTGGCGGACCGCGGCATCATCGTGGTGCCGGACGTGATTGCCAATGCCGGTGGCGTGACGGTGTCCTACTTCGAATGGGTGCAGGACTTCTCGTCCTTCTTCTGGACGGAAGACGAGATCAATGTGCGTCTGGACAAGATCCTGATCGGTGCCTTCAAGGGCATCTGGGAGACGTCCGAACAGCACAAGATCCCGCTGCGGACGGCCGCCTTCACGGTGGCCTGCACACGCGTGCTGCAAGCCCGCGAAGAGCGGGGACTGTATCCTTGA
- a CDS encoding ribbon-helix-helix domain-containing protein, translating into MCQVFISADPQSYESRTRSVRLHGVVTSIRLENLHWEVLEEIAARDGLSVTQLITRLYDELVQARGAVGNFSSFLRVSALRYMALMAQNRIPADPTVPLRSLDPAKVLDGLPATWTRPPHPIHLS; encoded by the coding sequence ATGTGTCAGGTCTTCATCAGCGCGGATCCGCAGAGTTACGAATCCCGCACCCGTTCTGTTCGTCTGCATGGTGTGGTCACCAGCATCCGTCTTGAGAACCTTCATTGGGAGGTGCTGGAAGAGATTGCGGCCCGTGATGGTCTGTCGGTCACGCAGCTCATCACGCGGCTGTACGACGAACTGGTGCAAGCGCGGGGCGCGGTCGGCAACTTCTCATCATTTTTGCGTGTCTCCGCCCTTCGCTACATGGCCCTGATGGCGCAAAACCGCATCCCTGCCGACCCAACCGTTCCCCTGCGCAGCCTCGACCCTGCCAAGGTCCTCGACGGCCTGCCCGCCACCTGGACCCGTCCCCCCCACCCCATCCACCTCTCATAA
- a CDS encoding DJ-1/PfpI family protein: MGKKLLLLAGDYVEDYEIMVPFQALLAVGHQVHAVCPGKKAGDHVLTAIHDFEGAQTYSEKPGHRFTLNATFDDVDAKSYDGLVIPGGRAPEYLRTLPGVLPLVQHFSQAGKPIAAICHGAQLLAAAGVIRGKRVSAYPACAAEVELAGASYADIPVDQAVTDGTLVTAPAWPAHPAWIAQFLVVLGTRIST; this comes from the coding sequence ATGGGCAAGAAGCTTCTATTGCTGGCTGGCGACTATGTCGAGGACTACGAGATCATGGTGCCGTTCCAGGCCTTGCTGGCGGTCGGCCACCAGGTGCATGCGGTGTGCCCTGGCAAAAAGGCTGGGGACCATGTCCTGACGGCGATCCACGACTTCGAGGGTGCGCAGACCTACTCGGAAAAGCCGGGGCACCGATTCACTCTGAATGCCACCTTTGACGACGTCGATGCCAAGAGCTACGACGGTCTGGTGATTCCCGGGGGCCGTGCGCCGGAATACCTGCGGACGCTGCCGGGCGTGCTGCCCCTGGTGCAGCACTTCTCGCAGGCGGGCAAGCCGATCGCAGCCATCTGCCACGGTGCCCAGCTGCTGGCGGCGGCGGGTGTGATCCGCGGCAAGCGGGTGTCGGCCTATCCGGCCTGTGCGGCGGAGGTGGAACTGGCCGGTGCCAGTTACGCCGACATTCCGGTGGACCAGGCGGTCACGGACGGCACGCTGGTGACGGCACCCGCCTGGCCGGCGCACCCGGCCTGGATCGCCCAGTTCCTGGTGGTGCTGGGCACCCGCATCTCGACCTGA
- a CDS encoding phosphatase PAP2 family protein, with translation MKPILLTELSDPTATSPSLHAATTTLAGPRWLPRLSGGTWTVLLGLLAVLAWDGLGLDLAVVRWFGDAQGFTWRNHWLTSGVMHQGGRWLATGLVVMLLVNAVRPLWPGLSRRERWLAVATTAVCLILIPLIKQGSTTSCPWDLAEFGGTARYISHWRLGVADGGPGHCFPSGHASSAFAFFSLFFMLRRAYPRQAGMALMGVLILGFCYGMAQMARGAHYPSHTLWTAWICWAVTVGLANGGWVGLGRRAWSISVQRQQADRTFTAPTSPDPT, from the coding sequence ATGAAGCCGATCCTCCTGACCGAATTGTCGGACCCAACCGCGACCTCCCCCTCCCTGCATGCGGCCACCACCACGCTGGCGGGCCCCCGGTGGCTCCCGCGACTCTCGGGCGGCACCTGGACGGTGCTGCTGGGGCTGCTGGCGGTGCTGGCCTGGGACGGGCTGGGGCTGGACCTGGCGGTGGTGCGATGGTTTGGAGATGCCCAGGGCTTTACCTGGCGCAACCATTGGTTGACGTCCGGCGTGATGCACCAGGGCGGCCGGTGGCTGGCCACCGGGCTGGTGGTGATGCTGCTGGTCAATGCGGTGCGTCCGCTGTGGCCGGGGCTGAGCCGCCGGGAGCGGTGGCTCGCGGTTGCCACCACGGCGGTCTGCCTCATCCTCATTCCCTTGATCAAGCAGGGCAGCACCACCAGTTGCCCCTGGGACCTGGCCGAATTCGGCGGCACGGCCCGCTACATCTCCCACTGGCGGCTGGGCGTTGCGGACGGCGGCCCGGGGCACTGCTTCCCGTCGGGCCATGCCAGCTCGGCCTTTGCCTTCTTCAGCCTGTTCTTCATGCTGCGCCGGGCCTATCCGCGCCAGGCGGGCATGGCGCTGATGGGGGTGCTGATCCTGGGCTTCTGCTATGGGATGGCCCAGATGGCGCGCGGCGCGCACTACCCCAGCCACACCCTGTGGACGGCCTGGATCTGCTGGGCGGTGACGGTGGGGTTGGCGAACGGTGGATGGGTCGGCCTGGGCCGCCGGGCCTGGTCGATAAGCGTGCAGCGGCAGCAAGCGGATCGGACCTTCACGGCCCCGACATCGCCGGACCCGACGTAA
- a CDS encoding response regulator transcription factor: MRLLLLEDDELLGSGLRDFLVSEGHEVTWATRLSDLLPRQYEDAEALLVDWQLPDGSGLDWLRSLRQRGVATPALMLTARDLLADRLQGLDSGADDYLVKPFAPEELAARLRAVSRRHMGASSSQRQYGDVWLDLAAKRARRDGLPVELTAREWAVLEALAQRAGRLYPKHELELRVLGNDAEVQSNALEVHVSSLRRKLGRNLIETVRGMGYRLGA, from the coding sequence ATGCGACTGCTCCTGCTCGAAGATGACGAACTGCTGGGCAGTGGCCTGCGTGATTTCCTGGTCTCCGAAGGCCATGAGGTCACCTGGGCCACCCGGCTCTCGGACCTGCTGCCCCGTCAGTACGAGGATGCGGAGGCGCTCTTGGTGGACTGGCAACTGCCGGACGGCTCGGGCCTGGACTGGTTGCGGTCGCTTCGCCAGCGCGGCGTCGCCACCCCGGCCCTGATGCTCACGGCCCGGGACCTGCTCGCCGACCGGCTGCAGGGCCTGGACAGCGGCGCCGATGACTATCTGGTCAAGCCCTTTGCGCCGGAGGAACTGGCGGCCCGCTTGCGGGCGGTCAGCCGCCGCCACATGGGGGCCAGCAGTTCCCAGCGCCAATATGGTGACGTCTGGCTGGACCTGGCCGCCAAGCGGGCACGGCGCGACGGCCTGCCGGTGGAACTCACCGCCCGCGAATGGGCCGTACTGGAAGCCCTGGCCCAGCGGGCCGGGCGGCTCTACCCCAAACATGAGCTGGAACTGCGCGTGCTCGGCAACGACGCGGAAGTGCAGAGCAATGCCCTGGAAGTGCATGTGTCCAGCCTGCGTCGCAAGCTGGGCCGCAACCTGATCGAAACGGTACGCGGCATGGGCTACCGGTTGGGCGCATGA
- a CDS encoding sensor histidine kinase, translated as MSTAPARKPSIAGRLARQLLLISVFWALVAGVSVWVVVQEEVDELLDETLQASSQVLGQLLRQSNALLTSEVADSDDLSTHFAWQLVSAEGELLHRSPLAPTKAWQLPPGFSDWKDDGSDGDDWRVHVRPLKSAAGSAWLMVAQTTAERREVRSRVGMASALSALLVGSLCMIWLNRRARQELEPLARLSEALGQYDPLDSRQSLPEQSRRELGDIRSAVLDLGQRLAQRVANERAFSAHAAHALRTPLAGMDTQLAMALREAPEAQRERLQRTREAADRLRRVVTALLTLFRSGMSLQWQALDLAALMDHLPLPQQLELDLPAEPWVQGDPDLLAAALINLLDNAWRHRATRLQLRLREVPGGGTVIELEDNGSGVPEWRREDLNDALERQQYEGRMGLGLMMADLVARAHGGDLRLLPVAQGFAVALRLGPPPP; from the coding sequence ATGAGCACCGCGCCGGCCCGCAAACCGTCGATCGCCGGCCGTCTGGCGCGCCAGCTGCTGCTGATTTCCGTCTTCTGGGCGCTGGTGGCCGGGGTGTCGGTCTGGGTGGTGGTGCAGGAGGAGGTGGACGAGCTGCTGGACGAAACGCTGCAGGCCTCGTCCCAGGTGCTGGGCCAGTTGCTGCGCCAGAGCAATGCGCTGCTGACTTCGGAGGTGGCCGACTCTGATGACCTGAGTACCCACTTCGCCTGGCAGCTTGTGTCCGCCGAGGGTGAACTGCTGCATCGCTCGCCACTGGCCCCCACCAAGGCCTGGCAGTTGCCCCCCGGTTTCAGCGACTGGAAGGACGACGGCAGTGATGGGGATGACTGGCGTGTGCATGTCCGCCCCCTCAAATCCGCCGCTGGCTCGGCCTGGCTGATGGTGGCCCAGACCACGGCGGAGCGGCGCGAGGTGCGCTCCCGCGTCGGCATGGCCAGCGCCTTGTCTGCCCTGCTGGTGGGCAGCCTGTGCATGATCTGGCTGAACCGGCGCGCCCGTCAGGAGCTGGAGCCGTTGGCCCGCCTGAGCGAGGCCCTGGGGCAGTACGACCCGCTGGACAGCCGCCAGAGCCTGCCGGAGCAGTCCCGGCGGGAGCTGGGCGACATCCGCTCCGCCGTGCTGGACCTGGGCCAGCGCCTGGCCCAGCGGGTGGCCAATGAACGGGCCTTCAGCGCGCATGCGGCGCATGCCTTGCGCACGCCGCTGGCCGGCATGGACACCCAGCTGGCCATGGCCCTGCGGGAAGCGCCGGAAGCCCAGCGTGAGCGCCTGCAGCGCACCCGCGAGGCGGCCGACCGTCTGCGCCGGGTGGTGACGGCGCTGCTGACCTTGTTCCGCAGCGGCATGAGCCTGCAGTGGCAGGCGCTGGATCTGGCCGCGCTGATGGACCACCTGCCGCTGCCCCAGCAACTGGAACTGGATCTGCCGGCCGAACCCTGGGTGCAGGGAGACCCGGATCTGCTGGCGGCCGCCCTGATCAATCTGCTGGACAACGCCTGGCGCCACCGCGCCACCCGTCTGCAGTTGCGGTTGCGGGAGGTGCCCGGTGGCGGCACGGTGATCGAGCTGGAGGACAACGGCAGTGGCGTGCCCGAGTGGCGCCGCGAAGATCTCAATGACGCGCTGGAGCGCCAGCAATACGAAGGCCGCATGGGCCTGGGCCTGATGATGGCGGATCTGGTCGCCCGCGCCCATGGCGGTGATCTGCGCCTGCTGCCGGTGGCCCAGGGATTTGCCGTGGCCCTGCGCCTGGGGCCCCCGCCCCCGTAG
- a CDS encoding KpsF/GutQ family sugar-phosphate isomerase — MTTQAVLTHSRALEVARQALKVESDALLALGPRLGESFEQVVQLILSSSGRVAVMGMGKSGHVGRKIAATLSSTGTPSLFVHPAEASHGDLGMVTPADIVLALSNSGESDELNAIIPTLKRQGVKLIAMTGRPESSLARHADHVLDSRVDQEACPLNLAPTASTTAQIALGDALAVALLDARGFRAEDFARSHPGGALGRKLLTHVRDLMRSGDALPRVKADLSLLEMMRVMSAKGLGCAILVDDQDRAAGIFTDGDLRRLIERGADLRGLTAREVMHNSPRTVSADALAVEAADLMESARITLVLAVDDDQRLLGAISINDLMRAKVI; from the coding sequence ATGACGACGCAAGCTGTTCTCACCCATTCCCGCGCCCTTGAAGTGGCGCGCCAGGCTCTCAAGGTCGAATCCGATGCGCTGCTGGCGCTGGGCCCTCGCCTGGGAGAATCGTTTGAACAGGTGGTGCAGCTCATCCTGTCCAGCAGCGGCCGGGTGGCGGTGATGGGCATGGGCAAGAGCGGCCATGTGGGGCGCAAGATCGCCGCCACCCTGTCGTCCACCGGCACCCCTTCCCTTTTTGTGCATCCGGCCGAAGCCAGTCATGGCGACCTCGGCATGGTCACGCCGGCGGACATCGTGCTGGCCCTGTCCAATTCCGGCGAGAGCGATGAGCTCAACGCCATCATCCCGACGCTCAAGCGCCAGGGCGTCAAGCTGATTGCCATGACGGGCCGCCCGGAGTCCTCCCTGGCCCGGCATGCGGACCATGTGCTGGATTCCCGGGTGGACCAGGAAGCCTGCCCGCTGAACCTGGCCCCCACGGCCAGCACCACCGCGCAGATCGCCCTGGGTGATGCGCTGGCAGTGGCCCTGCTGGACGCTCGCGGCTTCCGCGCAGAAGACTTTGCCCGTTCCCATCCCGGCGGCGCCCTGGGCCGCAAGCTGCTGACCCATGTCCGCGACCTGATGCGCAGTGGCGACGCCCTGCCCCGGGTCAAGGCCGACCTGAGCCTGCTGGAGATGATGCGGGTGATGTCGGCCAAGGGCCTGGGCTGCGCCATCCTGGTGGACGACCAGGACCGGGCGGCCGGCATCTTCACCGACGGCGACCTGCGCCGCCTGATCGAACGCGGCGCGGACCTGCGGGGCCTGACGGCCCGTGAAGTGATGCACAACAGCCCCCGCACCGTGTCGGCCGATGCGCTGGCGGTGGAAGCGGCCGACCTGATGGAGTCCGCCCGCATCACCCTGGTGCTGGCGGTCGACGACGACCAGCGCCTGCTGGGCGCCATCAGCATCAATGATCTGATGCGCGCGAAGGTGATCTGA
- a CDS encoding KdsC family phosphatase, producing MTVVRELRPALQFAPELLLQAQGPATGLKAAIFDVDGVLTDGRIYISERGEDFKAFSTLDGHGLKLLAQGGILPIVVTGRDSPAVRRRVADLGLTHAVYGAKDKLAAAQPVLDSLGVRWDEVAVIGDDWPDLPLMVRAGFACAPAQAHAETKAAAHYVTQAQGGHGAAREFCDLLLMAAGQYARLLHGHLDTLDGGAH from the coding sequence ATGACGGTGGTGCGAGAACTCCGGCCCGCGCTCCAGTTTGCGCCCGAGCTGCTGCTGCAGGCGCAGGGCCCGGCCACCGGCCTCAAGGCCGCCATTTTTGATGTGGACGGGGTGCTTACCGATGGCCGCATCTACATCAGTGAACGCGGCGAGGATTTCAAGGCCTTCTCCACGCTGGACGGCCACGGCCTGAAGCTGCTGGCGCAGGGCGGCATTCTGCCGATCGTGGTGACCGGCCGGGATTCCCCGGCGGTGCGGCGCCGGGTGGCGGATCTGGGGCTGACACATGCGGTCTACGGTGCCAAGGACAAGCTGGCCGCCGCCCAACCCGTGCTGGACTCGCTGGGCGTGCGCTGGGACGAAGTGGCGGTCATCGGTGATGACTGGCCCGACCTGCCGCTGATGGTGCGGGCCGGCTTTGCCTGCGCACCCGCCCAGGCCCACGCCGAAACCAAGGCGGCAGCCCATTACGTGACCCAGGCGCAAGGCGGCCATGGCGCCGCCCGCGAGTTCTGTGACCTGCTGCTGATGGCGGCTGGCCAGTACGCCCGGTTGCTGCACGGCCATCTGGACACCCTGGACGGGGGCGCACACTGA